TACGCCGCGTCGCGTACGGGTTCACCAACCACGCCAACTTCGAAGCCCGAGGCATCCTCGCCTGCCCCGCCATACGATCATCACCACCGAGACCAGCCACCCTCACCCCATGAAACCGCGCAGTCTCGAAGGATTCGCGTCTCGTCGCATGGACCAAAGGAACAGATGTTGGGAACCCTCAACGAGTCATATCGGTTCTTCATCCCCACCCCTTATTATCGAATCTTGGGTAGGGGCGGGGCCATATTGGGCCAGGTGCTCCTTCGCATCCTGTACCCCAACCGCCACCCAGCGATGTCCGCTGAGCCTCCGACCCGACACGATTTCCAGGCAATCGGACAAGCCTGCGCGCCTCTTGTGAGGGTTGCGTGGATTGTCGGAGTTCCCGATCCCACATAGCGGTGCCTCCCACCATTGGTGGGGTGCGACGCACAATGTAGGGCATATTGGCGGCGGTTCCAACAGTTGTATGCGATCCAATCTCAGTCGCCCTATTCACGTCAATGGGGATCGAGATAGGGTCTGTCACGCCTCTGATCGAGGGAATCATGCTACGAGGCCAACTTTCCGGCTAGTGCGCCGTCGATGCTCTCGGCGACTTCGACATCGGCCGTCTCCACGAAGTGCTGGTAGTGCAACGCAGCCCGCGACGACGCGTGACCCATCCGCCGCTGGGCGACCTTGGTCGGTGCTCCGAGGCTGGCCACGAGCACTCCACTGACATGCCTGGTGCGGTGGAAGGTGAAGTAGTCCACGTCGGTCATCTTGAACGCGGCCTTCCAGGTGCGGAGGAAGTTGCGGCGGGCCAGCCAGGCACCGCGCTCTCCCGTGAACACGAAATCGTCGGGATCGTCGCCGACGTAGGTCCCGAGGTGCTCGGCGAGCACGACGGCGACGGCGCGAGGCAGCGTGATCGGGCTCTACGCGATGAGGTGTGGTTGGCGGCCTCGGATTCTGCGGGTTGGGACGGTAGTCCATTGGATGCCGAGGCGGCCGATGAGTCGGCGGCGGTAGTTGGTGTGGTTGGTGAAGCCGTGGGCGTTGCGGCGGATCTTCTCGGCGAGCATGTGAGCGTTCTCGACGCGGCCGTTCGACGCTCGTCCGGTGCGGTGGTAGGAGAGGATCTCGTCGCGCCAGCGGTCGATGGTGCGGGCCAGGCGGACGAGCTCGGCTACGTCGGCGTCGGCGCAGTGCTGGAAGAACGCGGTGAGCCGGCGCTGGGCGTGGGCGTGGTCGACGGCGGCGTAGACCTCGCGCAGCAGTTCCTTGGCGAGTACTGCGG
This window of the Rhabdothermincola sediminis genome carries:
- a CDS encoding tyrosine-type recombinase/integrase — protein: MTLPRAVAVVLAEHLGTYVGDDPDDFVFTGERGAWLARRNFLRTWKAAFKMTDVDYFTFHRTRHVSGVLVASLGAPTKVAQRRMGHASSRAALHYQHFVETADVEVAESIDGALAGKLAS